One Burkholderia vietnamiensis LMG 10929 genomic window, GCGGTGATCTGCTACAACGACCTGATCGCGCTCGGCTTCATGAAGGAAGCCGCGTCGCTCGGCTTCCGGTTGCCGCAGGACGTTTCCGTCGCCGGCATCGACAATGTGCCGTACGGTCAATACGCGGCGCCCGCGCTGACCACCATCGACATCCAGAGCGAAAACATGGGCGAGCTCGCGATGCAGAAGCTGATCGACGCGCTCGCCGGACGCACCGACGCGAGCTATTCGACGTTCGAGCCGCGGTTGATCATGCGGGCATCGACGGCGGCGGTGGGGTGAGTGGCGGGCGGGCTGTGCGGCGGTTGCGGTAGCCTGCGGTTGCAGTTGCTGTCGTAGTCGACATCGCCATCGCAGTCGCAGTCGCAATCGCAATCGCAATCGCAGCCGCCATCCCAAACTCAACCGCCGCAGCCCCGCATCGCTTCGCATGCGCGCCCCGCCCACCCCAAACGAAAACGCGCCGCGTCCAGCGCGGCGCGTTCGCGTGTCGCGGCGCTTACGCGCCGAGTCGGGCCGGCTTCATCTTCGGCGTGAGCGCGTGCATGATCGCGAGCGCGAGCAGGTACGCCAGCGCGCCGATCGCGAACAGCACCCAGTAGTGGCCCGTGCGCTGCAGCACCTGCCCGATCACTTCCGAGAACAGCACGCCGCCGATCGAACCGGCCATCCCGCCGATGCCCACCACCGACGCGACCGCGCGGCGCGGAAACAGATCGGATGCCGTCGTGAACAGGTTCGCCGACCAGCCCTGATGCGCGGCCGCGGCAAGCCCGACGATCGTCACCGCGATCCACAGGCTCTGCACCTGCGACACGAACGCGATCGGCAGCACGCAGCACGCGCAGACGAGCATCGCCGTCTTGCGCGCGCCGTTCACGCTCCAGCCCGCGCGCAGCAGCGCCGACGACAGCCAGCCGCCGCCCACGCTGCCCACCGTGGTCAGCGCATAGATGCACACGAGCGGCAGGCCGATGTGCTGCATGTCCATCCCGCGCGACTCGTTGAGCCACTTCGGCAGCCAGAACAGATAGAACCACCACACCGGGTCGGTCAGGAACTTGCCGATCAGGAATGCCCAGGTTTCGCGCTTGCGGATCAGCTCGCCCCAGCGCGGCGCGCCGGCATCCGCGTTGGCCGCGTCGAGCGCTTCCGCTTCGTCGCGCGGCTCGTCGTATTCGGCGGCGAGCGCGCGCGTGTCGGCCGTGCGGTACAGCACCAGCCACACCGCGAGCCACACGATGCCGATCGCGCCGATGATCACGAATGCCGCGCGCCATCCGTAGGCCAGCGCGATCGCCGGGATGATCGCCGGCGCGAACACCGCGCCGATGTTCGCGCCCGAGTTGAAGATGCCGGTCGCGAGCGCGCGTTCGCGGCGCGGAAACCATTCGGCCGTCGTCTTGATCGCGGCCGGGAAGTTGCCGCCCTCGCCGATCCCCAGCAACGCGCGCACCGCGGCGAAGCCCATCACGGAGCCGACCGCCGCATGCAGCATCGCCGCAATGCTCCACATCAGCATCGCGGCCGCGTACGAGATGCGCGTGCCGAGCCAGTCGACGATGCGCCCGAAGCCCAGCAGGCCGATCGCATAGAACGCGGTGAACGCCATCACGATGCGGCCGTACTGCACCTGGGTCCAGCCGATGTCGTGCTGCAGCATCGGCGCGAGCAGGCCGAGGATCTGCCGGTCCATGTAGTTGATGACCGTCGCGAAGAACAGCAGCGCACAGACGGTCCAGCGGTAGCGGCTGGCGACGGCGCGCACCGCGCCGACAACGGCAGATTGCATGAGTGTCTCCGATGCGCGGCCGCGCCCGTCGCGCCGACTGTCGATACGTAGTCCGTAACCGGCGACGGGCGCCGCGGCGAACCGCAACTGCGCAGGCCTCGCGCAGCCGCTATTTCACCGATGGGTGGAAAACGTTTTTCCAAGCATAGGCCGCCGGTCGGGGCGATGTCAGTCCGGGATTTCGATGAGTCATCTCAAATTCGATCGCGCAAAAAGAGATGACCGTTTCGCAAAGTGCACATCAATCGTTTTCCGCGATGCGTGTGCGGTGAAACGGGGTCGTGACGGAGCCCGTGCGCGCGGATGCGCAAGTCAGCGTTCGGCCGGAAACTGCGCTGCGGATCGTTTAAAGTCATCGGATGTATGCCGATCCCGCTCCGCTGTCTGCTACGACACGATGCCTTCGCGCAATCGCTGCCTCAACGGCGGGTTCGGATGTGCGTATCGTCGCCCTAGGTGGAGCGCCGCATGGTCCGCTGCGTAAACGCGCCGAATGCGTTCGCTGCCGGCGCTGCGGCGCGCAATAGCGTGCATATGCCGCGCTACGCGAGCCAACGCCCTCAAGGAGAAACTTCGCGATGACTCCCGCGCTTCTGATCCCGAGCCCGCTCGGCGACATCGCCGTCCGTATCGAGCACGATGCGCTGACCGGCCTGTTCTTCGTCGGCCAGAAATACTATCCGTCGCTCGCGATCGCCGCGGATGAGCACGCGCACGTCGGCGCTTCATCGCTCGCGCGGCACATCGCCGACGAGGTCGCCGAATACTTCAGCGGCACGCGCCACACCTTCTCCGTACCGCTTCAGCTGAACGGCACCGCGTTCCAGCGTGGCGTCTGGCAGCAACTGCTCGCGATCCCGTTCGGCGAACTCGTGTCGTACGGCGACGTCACCGAGCGCCTGGGGTTGCCGATGAGTGCGGCGCGCGCCGTCGGCGGCGCGATCGGCCGCAATCCGGTCGCGATCATGGTGCCGTGCCATCGCGTGATCGGCGCGTCCGGCAGCCTCACCGGCTATGCAGGCGGGATCGAACGCAAGCGCGCGTTGTTGTCGCTCGAAGGCGCGCGCTTCGTGCGCGGTGACCGACACGCGGCGCAGCAGGCGTTCGCGTTCTGAAGGCGTCGGATCGCGTGCGACGCGCCGCCGTGGGTCAATCGTCGCGACGCTTGCGCATTGCGTGCGCGACGCGCGCGTTCGCGTCGAATTTCGCGCGATGCGTCGAGAAGAACGTCCGCACGTTGCGCACGTTCGATGCGCCAGTGAAGAGGCGCCGCGCGAACGCGTCGTATTCGGCGACGTCGGCCAGATCGGCCACCACGATGAAATCCGGCCCCGGCGACACGCGGTAGCACTGCGTGACCGACGGCTCCGCGCACACGTAGGCCTCGAATGCGTCGTAGTCTTCGGCCGTCTGCCGGTCGAGGCTGATCTCGATCAGCGCGGTGACGGCCGTGCCGATCGCGACCGGATCGAGCACCGCGATCTGCCGGCGGATCACGCCGGCCTCCGTCAGCCGCCGCACACGGCGCATGCAGGTCGGCGGCGACGACAGCGCGCGCTCGGCCAGTTGCAGGTTCGACACCGACGCGTCGTCCTGCAGGATCGCGAGAATGCGCAGGTCGAGATCGTCGAGCGTGATGCCGGCCATCGGCAGCTCCTTGCGAGATGGATGTGGAATTTAATTTCATCATCCTACCGCATTGCCGCATCGTTTCAGGATTACGCCAATTTTGAAATTTAATTCCATTTTGCTGCCTCTACTATCGCGGTCACGGACTCAGACAACGTATTCAGGGAGCGCGATATGTGTGGAATTGTCGGGGCGGTGGCTCAGCGGGACATCGTGCCCAATCTCGTCGACGGGCTGAAGCGGCTCGAATACCGCGGCTACGATTCGTGCGGGGTCGTGGCCTATCGCGACCGTGCGCTCGCTCGCGCGCGTAGCGTCGATCGCGTCGCGAACCTGCAGCGCGAGATCGCGGCGCAGGGGCTGTCGGGCTATACCGGCATCGCGCACACGCGCTGGGCCACGCACGGCGCGCCCGTCACGCTCAACGCGCATCCGCATTTTTCGCCGCGCGACGACAACGCGCGCATCGCGCTGTCGCACAACGGGATCATCGAGAACTGCGATCAATTGCGTGCGGAGCTGCAGGCGCACGGCTACGTGTTTGCCAGCCAGACGGATAGCGAGGCGATCGCGCATCTGATCGATCATCTGTACGACGGCGACTTGTTCGACGCGGTGCGCGGCGCCGTCGCGCGCTTGCGCGGCAGCTACGCGATCGCGGTGATGTGCCGCGACGAGCCGCATCGCATCGTCGGTGCGCGCGACGGGATGCCGCTCGTCGTGGGCGTCGGCGACGGCGAGAACTTTCTCGCGTCGGATGCGATCGCGCTGTCGGGCGTGACCGACCGCATCGCGTACCTCGAGAACGGCGACGTCGCGGACATTCAACTGCATCGCTACTGGATCGTCGATGCGGCCGGCCAGCGTGTCGAGCGCGCGGTACAGCGGGTCGCCGCGCACAGCGGCGCGGCCGATCTCGGCGCGTACCGCTACTACATGCAGAAAGAGATCTTCGAGCAGCCGCAGGCGGTGGCCGATACGCTGCTCGATGTCGCGTCGATCATGCCGGAGCTGTTCGGCGATGGCGCGTGGCGCGTGTTCAACGACGTCGACTCGGTGTTGCTGCTCGCGTGTGGCGGCAGCTATCACGCGGCGCTG contains:
- the glmS gene encoding glutamine--fructose-6-phosphate transaminase (isomerizing); protein product: MCGIVGAVAQRDIVPNLVDGLKRLEYRGYDSCGVVAYRDRALARARSVDRVANLQREIAAQGLSGYTGIAHTRWATHGAPVTLNAHPHFSPRDDNARIALSHNGIIENCDQLRAELQAHGYVFASQTDSEAIAHLIDHLYDGDLFDAVRGAVARLRGSYAIAVMCRDEPHRIVGARDGMPLVVGVGDGENFLASDAIALSGVTDRIAYLENGDVADIQLHRYWIVDAAGQRVERAVQRVAAHSGAADLGAYRYYMQKEIFEQPQAVADTLLDVASIMPELFGDGAWRVFNDVDSVLLLACGGSYHAALTAKYWIESIAKLPTNVEIASEFRYRDGVANPRTLVVAVSQSGETADVLGAVQVAKQRGMMHTLAICNVASSALMRECALQFVTRAGIEIGVASTKAFTTQLVALFLLTLSLAQVRGRLSDDDEKAHLRALRHLPDAMAKVLALEPQIMGWSELLARRDNMLFLGRGMHYPIALEGALKMKEISYIHAEAYPAGELKHGPLALVSNEMPVIAVAPNDMLLEKLKSNMHEVSARNGRLFVFADVDCGLTSGEGIDVIRLNEYYGPLSPILHTVPMQLLAYHAALARGTDIDKPRNLAKSVTVE
- a CDS encoding Lrp/AsnC family transcriptional regulator; translated protein: MAGITLDDLDLRILAILQDDASVSNLQLAERALSSPPTCMRRVRRLTEAGVIRRQIAVLDPVAIGTAVTALIEISLDRQTAEDYDAFEAYVCAEPSVTQCYRVSPGPDFIVVADLADVAEYDAFARRLFTGASNVRNVRTFFSTHRAKFDANARVAHAMRKRRDD
- a CDS encoding MFS transporter, encoding MQSAVVGAVRAVASRYRWTVCALLFFATVINYMDRQILGLLAPMLQHDIGWTQVQYGRIVMAFTAFYAIGLLGFGRIVDWLGTRISYAAAMLMWSIAAMLHAAVGSVMGFAAVRALLGIGEGGNFPAAIKTTAEWFPRRERALATGIFNSGANIGAVFAPAIIPAIALAYGWRAAFVIIGAIGIVWLAVWLVLYRTADTRALAAEYDEPRDEAEALDAANADAGAPRWGELIRKRETWAFLIGKFLTDPVWWFYLFWLPKWLNESRGMDMQHIGLPLVCIYALTTVGSVGGGWLSSALLRAGWSVNGARKTAMLVCACCVLPIAFVSQVQSLWIAVTIVGLAAAAHQGWSANLFTTASDLFPRRAVASVVGIGGMAGSIGGVLFSEVIGQVLQRTGHYWVLFAIGALAYLLALAIMHALTPKMKPARLGA
- a CDS encoding methylated-DNA--[protein]-cysteine S-methyltransferase gives rise to the protein MTPALLIPSPLGDIAVRIEHDALTGLFFVGQKYYPSLAIAADEHAHVGASSLARHIADEVAEYFSGTRHTFSVPLQLNGTAFQRGVWQQLLAIPFGELVSYGDVTERLGLPMSAARAVGGAIGRNPVAIMVPCHRVIGASGSLTGYAGGIERKRALLSLEGARFVRGDRHAAQQAFAF